One region of Miscanthus floridulus cultivar M001 chromosome 19, ASM1932011v1, whole genome shotgun sequence genomic DNA includes:
- the LOC136525431 gene encoding uncharacterized protein yields the protein MKRGKGIPGRRRDVGGHGRGEGHGWGGVKGLGRGTSSSSLIGLLSSPVPLLLFLPFSHLLLGTGASTADSVDGVGGWRGVLLLLRWPADGAEVLLLLGAGRSAGVGGRRGRGGAPPRVEASGGVELLRWPAPPPSSSGGRGPGAHGVAVAAGRGATRWWAASGGRGPDARGVAVAAGRGAARWWPAGVGGAGRAGAGRPGELLRGARGAKQRRGTGQRRRQAFCGRGTWALADLRL from the exons ATGAAGCGAGGGAAGGGCATACCTGGACGTCGGAGGGACGTCGGAGGCCACGGACGGGGTGAGGGTCACGGATGGGGCGGTGTCAAGGGGCTGGGgcggggcacctcctcctcctctcttatcggcctcctctcttctcctgttccccttctcctcttcctccctttcTCCCACCTTCTACTCGGAACGGGGGCGAGCACGGCGGACAGCGTGGACGGGGTTGGCGGGTGGCGCggggtcctcctccttctccggtggccggcggatggcgcagaggttctcctcctcctcggggcGGGCCGGTCGGCGGGCGTGGgtgggcggcgcggccggggcggggcacctccacgggttgaggcgagcggcggggtggagctcctccggtggcctgctcctcctccctcctcctctggcggccgggggccgggggcgcacggggtggcggtggcggccgggCGCGGGGCGACGCGGTGGTGGGCGGCCTCTGGCGGCCGGGGGCCGGACGCGCgcggggtggcggtggcggccgggcgcggggcggcgCGGTGGTGGCCGGCGGGCGTGGGCGGCGCGgggcgcgcgggcgcggggcGGCCGGGCGAGCTACTGCGGGGCGCGCGGGGCGCGAAGCAGCGGCGGGGCACGGGGCAGCGGCGGCGTCAAGCGTTCTGTGGGCGGGGAACTTGGGCTCTGGCCGATTTACg gctgtga